Genomic DNA from Macadamia integrifolia cultivar HAES 741 chromosome 6, SCU_Mint_v3, whole genome shotgun sequence:
tttctactttagttagagagaaatatggctgacagcaactttggaacaaaaacccttcaaaaaatcgttttttctgaaaaattacccatattggccattatatgaccgtagtgccgatacgtatcgatactcaccgatacgtaccgatatatatatatcgatactcaccgNNNNNNNNNNNNNNNNNNNNNNNNNNNNNNNNNNNNNNNNNNNNNNNNNNNNNNNNNNNNNNNNNNNNNNNNNNNNNNNNNNNNNNNNNNNNNNNNNNNNNNNNNNNNNNNNNNNNNNNNNNNNNNNNNNNNNNNNNNNNNNNNNNNNNNNNNNNNNNNNNNNNNNNNNNNNNNNNNNNNNNNNNNNNNNNNNNGCGAGAGAGAGACAGTGaagcgaaggagagagagggcagcggcgacgaCACTGCGCccaacctgcgaccgagagagagagagacagtgaagcggcgaaggagagagatggCAGCGGCGACGCACCTGGATACAcaacctgcgaccgagagagagagagggggaatcGGCGAAGGAGGGACAGGGCAGCGGCGACGCACCTGGATACAcaacctgcgaccgagagagagagagagggaatcggcgaaggagagagagggcagcggcgaaaCCTGAGAGTGAAAACCTGCAATACAGGACTTGGGGTTTTTTGATcgtgagatggagaaaagggtTTGGGGGTTTTGAATAGGGAAttgttcttttaagtttatagaagaatagaaaagcaactttttggtactcttgcaatgtattcttttctcattctttttcattggttcattccgggggaatacaaaaatgaaccggacgtgccaaacatatttctgttctatttgcattcccgcagaatagaagaacaccagaaacattctcccagagtgttatcaaacggcaccttaGTAACAGGCTTTTGGCTTCGCGGAAGAATTTACCTGAGGTTTTAGACTTTCATAGGAGACATAAGCTATGATTTCTTGTAGTGCCAACTTGGGATAGTCAAGTGAATTAAAAAATCACATTGCATTTTCATTCGGGAGTATCCAATGGATACCAATGAATCAAAGATGGTCAACATGTTTATATTACTTCTCCTACAAGACTTGCATTTTTCGATGGTTTTTAAAGTAGAAAAAACGAGTGgcaaaacaaacaaagaaatACACCAATGAGCAGTTTTCAACTGTtgaaagtacaagaaaatatgTGATATAATCTAAAGCAAGAGAACGCTATCTTATTGGTGCACCAGCACGCGGTCAATAGGAGGTCATATAGGAGCATCATCAATGCCCTACAGGGCGAGGAGGGCACAAACTTTTCGTGCTTGCTACGTCTAGGTGTTTTCTGTGGACGTAGCATTCTTTCTCTAGATTGGGCTCGTCTATAGAACGACAGAGAATGTAGCGCATATTCAACGATCAGGAACACTCAAGCATGCAGTCCATGACATTTCTGATCATTGAATGCATATTGTAGGGCATGTCGCACGATAGAGAATCCCGATCTTTCTTTCTCCCCCATACTGTATGAGGGGCTTATAGTGGATTGATAAGGATAATTCTTTTTTCCATTCAACAGTTTGAATTGATTCAGATAGCGTGATACATGACAAGATGGTTTAgcaaaagaaaagcaaataCATGATAAAAAAAGTGTGATAAATGACAATCCAAAGAGAAGGAATTGCAGAAGAACTGCATCTTTTTCCACTAATCTGAACATGGAATAGAGGAGAGAATTAGAACACCATACCCAAAAAGGTTATCAATAGGCAAGAATGGTCGGTAGTCACATTCAAGATAGTAAGGCTGCCTATGCCCAAATTATTGATTGATAATACACTTTATTCTCTTTGCAATGAATGTTAACTAATCCCAGGCTATTTtaccaacaaaagaaaaagagaaaacacaACTAATCTTAGAAAATATTTGggaatcaaaaaaataaaaaatatataataagattAAATTATAATAAGGGAATATTTGATTTATGTGACTTTCTCtcacctcaaaaaaaaaaatttccttttcttgattttcaaacaTAGCcttctgattaaaaaaaaaaaaaagacttttcaAACATAGACTTAATTCTCTTTATTTTACATCTTAACATTTAAATGAATAtgaattaattttatttcctatgtataaagaatttttttagtgataaatatatataacatgtaataCATTCGTTCACACACaatagggttcgatcccacaacTTCTTTCCCTAGGTTCTGACTCTTCAAGTCGAAACTACCACCATTACTAGACTAAGCCTACgttggtaaaaaaataatacaaaaaatccATTCAACCATTTTAGGTTAAGAATGAATATCAcagccacccccccccccccaacaaaacCTTAAATGATAAATATATACCCTACATGCAAGGCatgtgtttaaaaaataaaaattaaaaaaccatCAACACATATTCTGATATGGGTTAAgatcatccatttttttttaatggtgggTCCTTTTGATGTTCACACTCCCACTTCCAAAAGGAATAAATAAAGAttgaatatcttttttttttttccgataaTGATTATCTACATTTCGTTGCAgggaaaaattttttttgagccTTTCAATGGAAAACACGTGGTATTGGTACGGTCCAGTAACGCTGGaatgaaatatttttatttcccaTCCGTATTCAATGAACAGCTAGCACTTCAAAACCAAGTGAAGACAAAGAAAGACGAAGTCAAGAGAACAAAAATAACTTAAGCCGCTCACAGGGAAGGCTCCCACACATTGCTCACCCgacttcctttttctctctctctctctcttctcctccctctatatatatacccctcttcttcctctatttttagcatcttccttcttttctctctctctctactgtgTTTTCTGAGCGAGTTGAAGTTTTAATCAGTGATGGCAAAGGAGACAGTGAAAACCCAGAAGGATTCTTCAAACAATAACACTGCAACCAAagtgaagagaaggagaaagagtgGCCCAAGAGAGTCACCTCCTCAAAGAAGCTCAAGCTTTCGAGGGGTCACAAGGTCTGCTGCTTTAAACCCTTAATGGGTTCAtcaaattttctttcctttttctcatcctttcttcctcttccattAAAGGGCTGGGAAAACTTGTACCCTGTTCCTACAGTGATGAATATAATCGCAATTAAAATTCCTCGGGTGTTTATACATTTATGTATCGATAAGATCATTCACTATTTCTTGAAGCTCGatctcttcccccacccccttctCCATTGAAGCTCTTCTGCTTCAATAGCATTCAAGGGTTGATGATCAAATTTTCCTATCTTGACAGTTCTTCTATTCCCTGaacctttttttctatttcttaacTGTTTCAGGCATCGATGGACTGGTCGATATGAAGCTCATTTGTGGGATAAGAATAGCTGGAATGACTCTCAAACTAAGAAAGGAAGACAAGGTTCATGATCATCTTCAGCTTTCTCATTTTTCTGGTTTTAATTAATTCCTTATTcttttcattaatcaatttACTAATTTTgattgtcttcttcctcttcgtGGGTACCTACCTGGTGGTTGATTTCTTTTGCGAAACAGTATATCTTGGTGAGTTTCATTAATGGGTATTGTTTGTTTCTTAATTGCATTCTCTTTGAGTCTGCAAATGATTAAATTTATAAATGGTCCCGTCTATAGAATGTGATGAACTTAATTATGTATATTGATTAGTGATATGGTAATTCTCACTATTGAATATCTAAAAGAATAATCTAAAGTGGTCATTAGTTAAATTTCATTTATTGTTATGCACGTTCTAAATAGAATTAGATTCGAATATCATAGGTGATTCTGATACGCGGGCCATCCATTGATGATGACATAATTcaatgatttttcttaaaaataaaacctaaaattaattaattaatttaagttATTATACTTAATTATGGGTTCTCTGTGAACCATGGTTAATGGCTCTTTCTAATCTGCAATTTTTGTGTTCCTCCTTAATTCAGGGGcttatgatgatgaagaagcagcagCTCGTGCCTATGATTTGGCAGCATTGAAGTATTGGGGACAAGATACCATGCTTAACTTTCCGGtgaatattttctttcatttaccTTGCATTCCATGAATTCAGATTTGTAAATCTTTATTCATGTCTTAGTAATCaatttttatgtgtttatgtAGTTATCAAGGTATCAAGAAGAGATTAAAGAGATGGAGAGCCAGTCTAGAGAAGAGTATATTGGATCATTAAGGAGGTaattggaaggaaaaaaatatttattttgaatctcaaaagatttttttcgATAATGCCGAACTAAAAAACATTTTCATGATGGGTTAATTTTGCAGGAAAAGTAGTGGATTTTCTCGCGGCGTCTCGAAATATAGAGGTGTTGCaaggtaaaaaaattaattcaaaaacTATTAAGTAGCTCTAAATTGCACCCATTATTAGAGTATAGTGGACTGAActaatattcttttttctttttttttttttaatccacagACATCACCACAATGGAAGATGGGAAGCAAGGATTGGAAGAGTTCTTGGCAACAAATACCTATATCTTGGAACATATGGTAATTAACTCATGATTAAGAAGTTAATTAATTTAATAGTTTAAAAATTAGTTAGTGATGAAGTCTGCAGTTTCATCTCTTAGGATGTGACTAAAAATGAATGAGTCTTAGTCTGAAAACAAGAAAAGTGATAAAAGTCAGTCAGTTTTTAAAAccaagaaatgaaaatgaataaataaaagaacacaTAGATTACAATAGTTGGTCTTCTTGGACCATATTATTTTAAACACAATTGAACTAGAAAGTTCTTAGAAGTTgtgtatgaatttttttttttggggggNNNNNNNNNNNNNNNNNNNNGTGGGGGAGAAAGTTGGCTATAGTCCTAATGAAGCCAAGAGACAACTTTTAATCTTTTGATTATTGAAGTTAATTAAGTTTAAAAACTATATTAATTACTCTTTCATATCTATAGATAATTAATCCAATGGATTTTGATTAAATACATGCATGTTAGAGTATGCTTATGTCTCCTGTAATCTAAACACAATGCTAGTTGGCCCATGAAGTTTTCATTATTAGCTGCTGCCCACATGATGAGGACTACAAgtggaaaattttaattaattaatcttcTAATTGAAGTTAATTAAACAGCTAAGCTCTTAATTAGTTTTAatcttaatttaattttttcttagatATTAAACATCTGTTAATCCAATGGGTTTTTGAATGAGTCTGTGTTGGTGTGCTTAAGAGTCCACCAATCTGAACCAAGTGAGTGGTCTAGTGGGCCATGATCTGACCCCCCACGAAGGTGTGGTGAAGGTGGTCATGGTGGACTACTGGTCGAGACATgggtttaattaattaaatttaattattataaatttttaaattttttatatttatttttataatttttaaaattttttattccgaaattgcCCCTGATGTTTACAGTATTCCTTGCAGCCACCCAAGAAGAAGCAGCCACTGCATACGACATGGCAGCCATAGAATACCGTGGGCTTAATGCCGTTACCAACTTTGACCTCAGCCGTTACATGAAATACATCAAACCTGACCCCACCACCGATCCAACCCCTGTGGACCCCACAAACCCAAATTCTAATACTAGTTCTACTCCAAGTCCTAATTATATTACTTATCCAAGCAATCCTAATCCTAATCAAGACTTTAGTTTCCTCCACGAGGAGAGTCCCACCACCCTCTACGGTGGTGAGACTATAGTAACTCCACCACCGATGACGGATAGTGGCAGCAGCGTCGCAGAATTTGACTCGTCAGACTTAATGGATCTACTGCTTGAGACTACTTCGGCGGTGGAAAGCCCTTCGACGACACAAGAATCTGACCCACCACAGTGCAGCTTCCCCGACTACATTCAAACTCAGTTTGATTATCAAGATTCCGGGAATTATAATTTTGCCGCTGATGACGATTTGTTCTTCAACATTGACCTGAGTTCCTTTGTGTCACAATTCTTAGAGTATGATATGGAAGACCAAGATAACTTATTTAgatgaaagaaacaaaaataaacagGAAACATACATATGTTACtattaaaaaacataaatattCTTTGTAAGAAGGGAAGGTTGTGGGATGATAATAAATTTGGGTGGTCTTGAAGAGATAGTTTAATTTGTAGAAGGGTTCATCACTAATATTGGTTCATTATGTATAGATAGGGAGGCTTCAGAAATTTGTTTTTGAGGGgtggggagaaagaaaaaatttcctcCACTAGTATGACTTCCACTTTTGTAAGACACTCAATTCtcaatgaaaattttccaattttacTTTTATATGGGCATCAAATACCTATATTTTGTTATAGTTTTCAGTGTAATCATTTTgatgtggaattttttttttttttttctgtggagTGATGATTGTTTAATTAGATTAATCTTCTCTATTGATTATGTAGAGAGATGtagtgagagaaaaaaagaggaggaaaggTCATGTTAGTGTTCCAGTTTAGTGTCTCATCTCAAATTATGACTAAGTGATATTGATGTTGATATGTCCATATATTTCAACACTAGTTGGACTGCGCATGGTAATTGCAGTTGGTTTCCCACCTTCCTCTGACCAATTGTTATGAgggcaaaaaataaaagattaaaaattaaattaaattaaattaaaattgaattaggaaaaaaaaaattttgaaagtaattttatcttattctcaaaaatagatgaaatattttttctacCCTATGAAGAGAAGTACAAGTTGAGATCTTCTGCACACACGTTCACTTGCATATATAGGTGAGGCCATCGAAATAGTctcaagtaggggtgtcaaccggtcgggccggttaggttttggtcgggcttaatcgggctcgaagactttcaaaggctacaccgtgtccgcccatttaactaatcgggcttagttattgagggcatggtacactttatattcggtcggtcggtctcgggctataatcgggctaccttaatcgggttacggacatgtttaatgttaaacgggctttaaccggtttttaaacgggccctctttaaaatgtgctattatattccggcccactcatgcaagcccaaaaaaattacaataaattaataaatgataccaaatatagccattatttaaaatgtgaacatgtctttactttttagttttaattctttaatttgggaggtaaaataggtattttacaatcattaaagggtcgggccaagtcggtgcacaacaggccggtctcggtcgggcgttattcggtcggtctcggtcgggcgcccgacggtccaagtagcaaaattgagaccgaccatttataaacgggccgggctcaagcccgacacgtttaataaacggtccgggccgggccggtctataaacggtcggtcccggtcggtttagtcgggtcgggccactaattgacacccctagtctcaAGCAATGGATCCATTAAGTTTGACCAGTCAAAGTCTATGACGCACGTGAATGGCATGGGGTTCAAATATTGACTATGAAACACGTGATtgatattcaaaattttatgaatatgtTATTCACATCATCTTTGTTGGTCATCGTTGTCTTAATCAATATGACTAAATCTACTTAAACTGATCATCTTTAACAAATAGAACTCAACTTAACTCAATTGAAATCACAAAGCTTTATCCCAATTAAACATGGTTGGCCACTCCTAGTTGACTTGGCCTGTCAACTTGATATTGGCCTAGTTTTGAAGGTACCCTGCATCAAAGAACATAATTAGATCtactttcaaaaaataataataataatgacttattattttttttgaaaaaataaaaatgtaatttcGTGGTTAGATCAGTACTTGCCACAAAATTCCAAATTGACTTGGGAAATCAAGTCGATCCAATCCCAAGTATAAAAACCATATTATTACAGACTGACTGATCATCCTTCTTGACTGAGtgataaatattatttttctcctTGCTTGGAGAATACATAAGTAGTGATAAAttaaaaaaggttaaaaaattTCTAGGATGAAACAATATTGTGACAAACGTGACCTCAGGTTAGTACTTGATACTTGGTACCAAACCACCTATAGCTTCAGTCTTACGTTTAAACGTATGGAATCATCTTAAGTGAATGGAAGCAATTTAGTTGACTCCAATCCCAACTTGTATTAACATCAATaattaaacaagaaattaaGGTCTTTAATTAGTCTTTACTCTATCTTATAGATAGGTTGCCCTAGCTTAtttggaagatttttttttatcaaacttGGCCACTATCTAAGTAGACCAGTtgctattatatatatatatatatatatatagggaaaaggttgggtataccgccgatatcaagtatgctagcacccattgtgtctatctctctctttcctttttttgaaatgaccctcatatccttcctgaatgatactccatcatgtgttcctattggtgctatccactagcatacttgatatcggcggtatacctatccctctcccatatatatatatatatatatatattttgagagagagagtattccCAAGTTGACTTGGCCGGTCTGGTCCCAAATTGACCTGGCCTAGTTTCAAAGAATTTAAACTTGACTAGTATCAACTGTGTGAAAATTGTTTGCAGCCGTTGCACGGTGTAATGAGCATCGGGTGGTTAGGAATCCTTTGGGATATGTACCCAGATAGCCTCAGCCgttcgatgctcactgcacctcactcACCACTCGCTGCAAAGGATGACAATAGGCCATTGGGTAGCTATTCCTATATATGTAGAACTAAACCAGTACAATACCCTCCCAAAATTTTGTCTAACAAAACATAATACTTATGTAACTAAGGTCAATGACCTTGCTCGAATGGCGATGATCACCAAACAAActctaaggctgcgtttggtaacgttttaaaaaaatgtttctggagttttttcgttctataataaagcgtttggtgcatttatggtgtgtttttttttttttaacaaaaaatgaaaaaaaaagggaaaaaatgagaATTTGCGAAACGAAAAAAGGTAGTTCCGTTGTTCTAGTcacgttaaaaaaaaaaaaaatacattttgacataaaaattgaaattttcgtttctaaCATGAAACTTcgtttttggaacaaaaatgttaccaaacgcagcatAACTCTTTTGAATATGTTGTAATTATCTTATCATCTAGTTAAGTTTttgctttgaaaaaaaaaaaaaaaatagtatatatAGAATCCCAAGTTGACTTGGCCGGTCTAGATAGGTACTATTATTCTTACTTTGAACCAGATTAGAGTTTGAAAATTGAGAAAACTGTGTGAGAAACGACTCCtagtttttttgtcttttggtTGGTAAGAGTAAAGCAGTCCAAATTCCATATGGTACACaaatgatgatgacgatggttCATGATAACGGAAAGTTTCTACTTAGAATTGTGACAAACGTGACGTATGGGGTACCAAAATGCATAGAATTTTATGTGAAAACATGATTTGATTATTAATGATGGGTCACTATAGTGAAGAAAAATTggtaaaaattttaatttttatgatgatgatggtggcgGTCCCTTACATGTCTCTAAATTAGCATATTATATGTTTCCAAGTAATGGTCCTCAAGACCGCACACTAGATATCGATGGGGGTCTTGCCTGACCTAGTGGCCCTTGCACttctcaggaaaaaaaaaaaaaaatttatttgttgAAAGAGGGTGTTATTTATGAAGTCATCATAAATAACCAGCTATCGTGGGAATTTTCATTAATATTAGTGTATAAACACAATCCTAAAATGATGCataagataatggaaaaacaaaataaataatgcacatgaattttacgaggttcggtaaggTTACTTACGTCcctagtgagatgagatcatgcttcactatcaatggagaatagggttacatcgttcgtcctcacacctctcagtattgcttgcattacagagaaagaaaccctcgttatgaatatatagcgaaaaaccctaatcccgaaagtacacaattgccctcaaataaaaaaaattcgagcggggccctatgccccctacaccccctgctatgcaagggggcctcctgccccccttgaaACCCCCATGGCCAGCTAACAGGCTAGCAGAACCGCCGTCCTGTctgtcgaggcgctgcaccagAACTCTCTAGGTTAaattgtgacggaatacaatacatcgtacaccaacaattaGAACTcgaaaatctaaataaaatgCACCATTTTCCTAGAGTGTCAAATAGTCTATTTGGTACGAAATCAAACGAATAAGGTGTTTAGTATAAAAgttgaatttgaaactgaaactgttCACCAAAACTGAATCGAGCCATTTACACCGAAATTGcaaaaccgtttaataaatggtttggttctagTTTCAAGCTTCAGGCCGATTAGTTAAACGGGTCAGGTTGATTTTAACCGTTTAAACCATtgatttcaaaccaaattgaaacatTAAAAATCGAACCACTTAAACCGTCAAAACCAATCTGATTAACCCGTATAACGATTAAGTAACCAACTTTTGGaagtaatattttttcttttaacctcGTATGAAATTATTTGGACATTAGTTTCATATTCTAAGTAATTGTTTTATTCCTTTATATAGCTGAGTGCCTGAGACAGATGAAGAGAAATTATTTGAAACCTTGGAAGATATGTTTTGAGAGCCTTCTACTCCTACTTTAGCATCATCCACAACTATTACCGGTGTtcattagtagttttgtttgcatttcacattctcaagattgaatcgtttatcaccaaaaacaaattttagcaaacatgcaaataaactagcaaatcgattgctaaccgtttagaaaccgtatggaataaatagAAACCGAAGctatttaaaaccgtgaaatcgaaATCGTTTACTAAATGATTGCGGTTTCAAAAAAtgcaatcgtttagtaaatggtgcgactTTGGTTTTAGCCAAATAAATGTAAATCGAACCAAATCGCATCTtttaaactaaaaccaaaccaattaacaccctttaGATAGCTATTAGTAGAGTTGGTTTGTTTCGATCGTCAGTTCAGTTTCAACTCTTTTAtggataaaaattaaaaatataaatttatctttcgtttttttcttcttctttttNNNNNNNNNNNNNNNNNNNNTTTTTCTTTTTTACCAGTTATAGTTAGTTTCGGGGTTGTACcagtttctaaaaataaaaataaatatcaaatcGATAAAGAGTTTGATCGGTCAGCCTAATCAAGCTGGTCTTAAAAACCAGCCCCTACCCTTTTCTTTCAAAGTGCAACTCAATATATCTTTCTTAATTGAGATGattagttttccttcaccatgcACTGAAAGGAATTGTACGTCTTCAATAGTTGTACAATTTCCCTTCACACACGGAGAGGAGGCATTTCTTTGTTGATAGGCGTCAACACCTTGATATAAGCATCAGGAACAGTGGAACTGTTATTTTGGACCATAAAAAGGATGAACCCTCCTCCACGTTTGgtggaaaactcgcctgagaaattaaaaaaaacaaaaacaaaaacaaaaacaaaaaaacagttgaattttcttgaaataaTTTTTGTTTGTTACTTTGATGCCAATTTGATCTGACGAAGTATATGATGACGAAGTATTTGATCTGAGAGGAATTTCTTTGTTGATAGGCGTCAACACCTTGATATAAGCATCAGGAACAGTGGAACTGTTATTTTGGACCATAAAAAGGATGAACCCTCCTCCACGTTTGgtggaaaactcgcctgagaaattaaaaaaaacaaaaacaaaaacaaaaacaaaaaaacagttgaattttcttgaaataaTTTTTGTTTGTTACTTTGATGCCAATTTGATCTGACGAAGTATATGATGACGAAGTATTTGATCTGAGAGGAATTTCTTTGTTGATAGGCGTCAACACCTTGATATAAGCATCAGGAACAGTGGAACTGTTATTTTGGACCATAAAAAGGACGAACCCTCCTCCACGTTTGGTGGAAAACTCgcctaagaaataaaaaaaaaaaaaaaagcaaaaaaacagttgaattttcttgaaataaTTTTTGTTTGTTACTTTGATGCCAATTTGATGTGACGAAGTATATGATGATGAATTGGTTCCTGTTACCTAATTGATGGTGATGGTCATGGTGATGGTAATAGTGAATTGATTTCGAATAGTTGAAATTATATCCAATTTGACTTGAAGTATCAAACAAAAACGCATAGCTTGAAAAAACAAGTTGCCATTTTGATCAAACATTAAATCTTGATAGAGAAAAAAACTCTTTACGGGACTGTGGTGGCTTCTCCTAAAGATGAAAAGTTAAATACTTGCCACATGTCATAAAAGATGAAAATGCCAACTTGTTAATGCTTTCAGGTACGTTCTCTTTCATTCCCACATTGGTGCAGAAGCCATGCTCCCGAAAGAAGAACTCCTCCTCATCTTAGTAAtttcatttccatttccatttccatttctgtttccatttttaaattttattaaatcttAAATATAGAAATAATGCCGTGGAGAGCACGGGGTAGTCCATTGAACATTGGAATGTTAGAAGTTATATTTATTTAGGTAAGAAGAAGATTTGGTCCAGCTTGGATGCTTTAATTTGGCATTATATGTGGTAGtattttgattttctaattaGTCTAACTTTGGATTTCCATTGATCCAAACAACCACTAATTAAGtgtactactactactacttacTTACTTGGTCCAAGTTGAATGATTCGATACAACGTGGTCCAACTTGGGTGCCGTATCCTTCACAATAATAGTAcctaccaaaaaagaaatgtGTTAAACAAGGCCCCAGAGAATATTacatgtttgatttttttttaaaaatttattattgctacataattctctctctctctctctctctctaaaaaattGGGAATCCAATCAATGAATTAATCGATCTAGATTGAAATCAGCTGACACTGATCCCGATTTCCATTGTTCCTAATCACCATTGTTTGAATTaaaatcagaattgaattgatcgaatCATATTTGAATCGGACTGATTCATGATCTTATTTTCGATTAgtcgatttttattttcattacaaAATAACTTCGAATCAGTTGAATCAGACTGATTCAGACTGAATCGG
This window encodes:
- the LOC122080718 gene encoding AP2-like ethylene-responsive transcription factor At1g16060, coding for MAKETVKTQKDSSNNNTATKVKRRRKSGPRESPPQRSSSFRGVTRHRWTGRYEAHLWDKNSWNDSQTKKGRQVYLGAYDDEEAAARAYDLAALKYWGQDTMLNFPLSRYQEEIKEMESQSREEYIGSLRRKSSGFSRGVSKYRGVARHHHNGRWEARIGRVLGNKYLYLGTYATQEEAATAYDMAAIEYRGLNAVTNFDLSRYMKYIKPDPTTDPTPVDPTNPNSNTSSTPSPNYITYPSNPNPNQDFSFLHEESPTTLYGGETIVTPPPMTDSGSSVAEFDSSDLMDLLLETTSAVESPSTTQESDPPQCSFPDYIQTQFDYQDSGNYNFAADDDLFFNIDLSSFVSQFLEYDMEDQDNLFR